Proteins found in one Halarsenatibacter silvermanii genomic segment:
- a CDS encoding XdhC family protein: MNEIMVEEMLREFESGADFDQDLKFALAKIIEVGGSTPRGSGAVILLKPDGETVGTIGGGPVENEVLATAEAMLSKEEPDFRRLSFELDSEEIEKIGGICGGSVEVMIEIINLTERSRDDEEVES; encoded by the coding sequence ATGAATGAGATTATGGTCGAAGAAATGCTGCGTGAATTTGAATCAGGAGCAGATTTCGATCAGGATTTAAAATTTGCTCTGGCTAAAATCATCGAGGTCGGAGGTTCTACTCCCAGGGGGAGCGGGGCTGTAATACTGCTCAAACCTGATGGTGAAACCGTGGGGACTATCGGAGGCGGACCGGTGGAAAATGAGGTGCTGGCCACCGCTGAAGCCATGCTATCAAAAGAGGAACCTGATTTTCGGCGGCTCAGTTTTGAGCTTGATAGCGAAGAGATCGAAAAGATAGGAGGAATTTGCGGCGGAAGTGTGGAGGTAATGATTGAGATTATAAACTTAACCGAAAGGAGCAGAGATGATGAAGAGGTTGAAAGTTGA
- a CDS encoding XdhC family protein — protein sequence MRIEFLRKIEEAIKAEEKAMLYTAASDDLGNRDLDLFPGDKVLILGDSVYYSRDLDEAVKDSLSSSLAENQPEEDKLIDIDVQDLDLEFFAEELIKKPRLCIFGAGHVSAPLANIADMLGFEVYVIDPRKDLMNHQRFPDNTRLISSSYGEFLQGYSGGKNDYIVIVTPEHEKDYEVLKGVIRESWKYLGMIGSRRKVGIIFQELQEELDIDEKILNGVDAPIGIEIGSETPEEIAVSIAGALTAVRRCT from the coding sequence TTGCGCATTGAATTTTTGAGAAAAATTGAAGAGGCCATAAAGGCCGAAGAAAAAGCAATGCTTTACACAGCAGCTTCTGATGATTTAGGCAATAGGGATTTAGATCTCTTTCCAGGAGATAAAGTTTTGATTTTAGGCGACAGTGTTTATTACAGCCGAGATCTGGATGAAGCTGTTAAAGATTCTTTATCCAGTTCGCTGGCAGAGAACCAGCCGGAAGAGGATAAATTAATCGATATTGATGTTCAGGATCTTGATCTGGAGTTTTTTGCCGAAGAGCTGATCAAAAAACCCCGGCTTTGTATTTTTGGAGCCGGTCATGTTTCCGCTCCTCTGGCCAATATCGCCGACATGCTCGGCTTTGAAGTCTATGTTATAGATCCCCGAAAAGATCTCATGAATCATCAGCGATTTCCCGATAATACCCGGCTGATCTCCAGCAGTTATGGGGAGTTTTTGCAGGGATATTCCGGCGGCAAAAATGATTATATTGTGATCGTAACACCTGAGCATGAAAAGGATTATGAGGTTTTGAAGGGGGTCATAAGGGAGAGCTGGAAGTATCTGGGTATGATAGGCAGCAGGCGCAAGGTCGGCATTATTTTTCAGGAGCTTCAGGAGGAACTGGATATTGATGAAAAGATTTTAAACGGGGTTGATGCTCCCATAGGAATAGAAATAGGCAGCGAAACACCGGAGGAGATCGCCGTCTCGATAGCCGGCGCTTTAACAGCTGTGAGGAGGTGTACCTGA
- the yqeB gene encoding selenium-dependent molybdenum cofactor biosynthesis protein YqeB, with amino-acid sequence MLKRNIQAVILGGGDLASGAAFRLHRCGFEILIVEKEKPTAVRRNVSFASAMYEGSWEVEGIEARKVAEPGEALNVQKKEGIPVAAVEDFRRTFTRDKNEILIDARMLKKNPEDINRSKADIVIGLGPGFKAGKNVDAVIETCRGHYLGRAIYEGKPAPNTGKPGEIAGFSEERVIHSENAGTFTSEREIGDKIGEGEIIGEVAGRPLKTGIGGIIRGLIKPGLDVGPGQKLADIDPRSEREYVNYISDKSLAVGGGVLEAIFHLS; translated from the coding sequence ATGTTAAAAAGAAATATTCAGGCAGTTATACTGGGAGGAGGCGATCTGGCCAGCGGCGCAGCTTTTCGTCTGCACAGATGTGGATTTGAGATTTTGATCGTGGAAAAAGAAAAACCGACTGCTGTACGGCGGAATGTCTCCTTCGCCAGTGCCATGTACGAAGGAAGCTGGGAAGTTGAAGGTATCGAGGCCAGAAAAGTTGCTGAGCCCGGAGAGGCGCTGAATGTTCAGAAAAAAGAAGGTATTCCTGTGGCTGCGGTTGAAGATTTTCGCCGGACTTTTACCCGTGACAAGAATGAAATTTTGATAGATGCCCGGATGCTGAAAAAGAATCCTGAAGATATAAACCGGAGCAAAGCCGACATAGTCATCGGACTGGGCCCGGGCTTTAAGGCAGGAAAAAATGTGGATGCTGTCATAGAAACCTGCCGGGGACATTATCTCGGAAGAGCAATTTATGAAGGGAAGCCGGCTCCAAACACGGGCAAACCAGGGGAAATTGCCGGATTTTCTGAGGAGAGAGTGATTCATTCCGAAAACGCAGGCACCTTCACCTCCGAGCGTGAGATAGGCGATAAGATCGGCGAGGGAGAGATCATAGGTGAGGTGGCCGGCCGGCCTCTGAAAACCGGGATAGGAGGTATCATTAGAGGTCTCATAAAGCCCGGACTCGATGTAGGGCCGGGACAGAAGCTGGCCGATATCGATCCCAGATCTGAGAGAGAATACGTCAATTATATTTCTGACAAATCTCTGGCGGTAGGAGGAGGAGTTCTGGAGGCTATCTTTCACCTGAGCTGA
- the yqeC gene encoding selenium cofactor biosynthesis protein YqeC, whose product MRSHRKNMRLRDIWSIARGDMVAVVGAGGKTAIMNRLAREFKFSGVIYTTTTAILLPGDLPGCFRAAADEQKLRSLLKKYAEGSQEEMLVLGRGLKRQRPGAEKKLKVIGLNKELVNAIKNFPAPFLILVEADGAARHSGKLPADHEPEVPSYSDQVILVQGAAALGRRPCSPHLFRSELIEKQRINIPRSASKDGGAAVSLRLLSELFLSYLRLEKFPTNLSKLQLVVSQTGALSWRLLKRIETFLAGIATFREAVPAVGLSLLELHRKFAIRRFANLQAQRGGYLRDVKKKYSGSYTGRRRSGQRRSFSSAQMWI is encoded by the coding sequence ATGAGATCACACAGGAAAAACATGCGGCTTAGAGATATATGGTCAATAGCACGGGGAGATATGGTGGCCGTTGTAGGTGCCGGCGGTAAAACCGCCATAATGAATCGGCTGGCCAGGGAGTTTAAATTTTCCGGTGTCATTTACACGACAACAACTGCAATTTTGCTGCCGGGCGACCTGCCGGGTTGTTTTCGGGCTGCTGCTGATGAGCAAAAGCTCAGATCGCTGCTGAAGAAATACGCTGAAGGCAGCCAGGAAGAAATGCTTGTACTCGGCCGCGGCCTGAAAAGACAGAGGCCGGGAGCTGAGAAAAAGCTGAAAGTGATCGGGCTGAATAAGGAGCTGGTGAATGCGATCAAGAATTTTCCCGCCCCTTTTTTGATACTGGTAGAGGCGGATGGGGCTGCCCGTCATTCAGGTAAACTTCCTGCCGATCATGAGCCGGAAGTGCCCTCTTACAGCGATCAGGTCATTCTGGTTCAGGGAGCGGCAGCACTGGGCAGACGTCCCTGTTCTCCGCATTTGTTTCGGAGCGAACTAATCGAAAAACAGCGGATAAATATTCCCCGATCAGCATCAAAGGACGGGGGTGCGGCAGTATCTTTGAGGCTTTTGAGCGAGCTTTTTCTGTCCTATCTGCGGTTGGAAAAGTTTCCCACAAATCTTTCAAAGCTTCAGCTGGTGGTTTCACAGACCGGCGCATTATCTTGGAGGCTTTTGAAAAGGATTGAAACTTTCCTGGCAGGCATAGCGACTTTTCGGGAAGCCGTTCCTGCCGTCGGTCTGAGTTTGCTGGAACTTCATCGAAAATTTGCGATCAGGAGATTTGCGAATTTACAGGCTCAAAGAGGGGGATATCTACGCGATGTTAAAAAGAAATATTCAGGCAGTTATACTGGGAGGAGGCGATCTGGCCAGCGGCGCAGCTTTTCGTCTGCACAGATGTGGATTTGA
- a CDS encoding winged helix-turn-helix domain-containing protein, protein MDLDINYKLWLEKDGSKVFGPGPAKMLELVDRMGSLKRAAETMDMSYSQAWNLLDSLEKRLGFELTEGKAGGSRGGGSRLTEKGRILLRKYRGLEKDFAGRVQELADDYFDGKRSEGDRC, encoded by the coding sequence GTGGATTTAGACATTAATTACAAGCTCTGGCTGGAAAAGGATGGCAGCAAGGTTTTCGGGCCTGGCCCGGCTAAAATGCTGGAGCTGGTTGATAGAATGGGTTCTTTGAAGAGAGCGGCTGAGACCATGGATATGTCCTACAGCCAGGCCTGGAATCTGCTTGACTCTCTCGAGAAGAGGCTGGGTTTTGAACTGACCGAGGGTAAGGCTGGTGGCAGCAGAGGAGGCGGTTCCAGGTTGACGGAAAAGGGCCGCATTCTGCTGCGGAAATATCGCGGGCTTGAAAAAGACTTTGCCGGCAGGGTACAGGAGCTGGCCGACGATTATTTCGACGGAAAGCGATCGGAAGGAGACCGCTGCTGA
- a CDS encoding nucleotidyltransferase family protein — protein sequence MTAVVLAAGKASRMHRLKQLLPWGDKTILETVICRLQSSSLSGEIRVVLGAEVDRIKEVLISSPHIDNRGEIIIKKNPEFEKGMFSSVMVGIEGLEPGDSDLEGIMFMLGDMPLIKTSLYDSLLAEFRAENPSILAPRCCGRRGHPVLISTSLLPDLYKMADGAEQPEGGLRELLEERRDEIEYFETEDSSVLEDLDYREEYLQLRPGDSDRGDGCGFRH from the coding sequence GTGACAGCGGTGGTCCTGGCAGCCGGAAAGGCCAGCAGAATGCATCGGTTAAAACAGCTTCTTCCCTGGGGAGATAAAACGATTCTGGAAACTGTAATCTGCCGCCTGCAGAGTTCCAGCCTCTCCGGTGAAATAAGGGTGGTTCTGGGAGCGGAAGTCGACAGGATAAAAGAAGTGCTTATTTCCTCTCCTCACATAGATAATAGGGGGGAGATCATCATCAAAAAGAACCCTGAATTTGAGAAGGGGATGTTCAGCAGCGTTATGGTCGGAATAGAAGGACTTGAGCCGGGAGACTCCGATCTGGAGGGAATAATGTTTATGCTGGGAGATATGCCGCTGATTAAGACCTCCCTCTATGATTCTTTGCTGGCAGAATTTAGAGCTGAAAACCCATCTATACTGGCGCCCCGCTGCTGCGGCAGAAGAGGACATCCAGTTTTGATCTCCACCTCCTTGCTGCCAGATCTTTATAAGATGGCTGACGGTGCGGAGCAACCCGAAGGCGGATTGCGCGAGCTTCTGGAAGAACGCAGAGATGAGATCGAATATTTTGAGACAGAAGATAGTTCGGTTCTCGAAGACCTGGATTACAGAGAGGAATATCTCCAGCTTAGACCGGGAGATTCCGATAGAGGTGATGGCTGTGGATTTAGACATTAA
- a CDS encoding sodium ion-translocating decarboxylase subunit beta, translating to MAQAFLDFMQRSGLFLIGIREIIMITVAVVLIYLGIKKEYEPLLLIPIGFGMLLVNLPMTGLMEEAVGDQPAGLFHYFYLGNELGIFPPLIFLGIGAMTDFGPLLANPKSMLLGAAAQFGIFMTFIGAILLGFTGPQSASIGVIGGADGPTAIYISSLLSPEYLGPIAISAYAYMALVPIIQPPIIKLLTSREERRIKMEQLRSVSQKEKIIFPLAVAILVVLLVPASAPLVGMLMLGNLFRESGVVDRLSKVARNALINIVTILLGVGVGASASADRFLRADTLQILLLGVVAFSFGTATGLILGKIMNRVTSSRINPMIGAAGVSAVPMAARVVNKVGQQENSSNFLLMHAMGPNVAGVIGSAVAAGVMLSIFA from the coding sequence TTGGCACAGGCGTTTTTGGATTTCATGCAGCGGTCGGGACTTTTTTTGATAGGCATCAGGGAGATAATTATGATAACGGTCGCTGTTGTCTTAATATATCTGGGAATAAAAAAGGAATACGAACCACTGCTTCTCATCCCTATAGGTTTCGGCATGCTGCTGGTCAATCTGCCGATGACAGGATTGATGGAGGAAGCTGTCGGTGATCAACCCGCCGGACTATTTCATTATTTTTACCTGGGGAATGAGCTGGGAATTTTTCCACCCCTTATCTTTCTGGGAATTGGAGCAATGACTGATTTTGGTCCGCTTCTGGCCAATCCCAAAAGCATGCTTTTAGGGGCGGCAGCCCAGTTCGGGATTTTTATGACTTTTATAGGCGCTATACTGCTGGGGTTTACCGGTCCTCAGTCAGCTTCGATAGGAGTTATCGGGGGAGCCGATGGACCAACAGCTATATATATATCTTCGCTCCTATCTCCAGAATATCTGGGACCGATAGCAATTTCCGCCTATGCCTATATGGCTTTAGTCCCGATAATTCAGCCGCCGATCATAAAACTGCTCACCTCCCGGGAAGAAAGACGGATAAAGATGGAGCAGCTCAGGTCGGTATCTCAAAAGGAGAAGATAATATTTCCCCTGGCCGTTGCCATCCTGGTGGTGCTGCTGGTGCCAGCATCGGCGCCGCTGGTGGGAATGCTCATGCTGGGCAATCTTTTCCGCGAATCCGGGGTGGTCGATAGGCTGAGCAAGGTGGCCAGAAATGCTCTGATCAACATCGTCACCATCCTGCTGGGGGTGGGAGTAGGAGCCAGCGCTTCAGCCGATCGCTTTCTCAGGGCCGATACCCTGCAGATTCTGCTTTTAGGGGTGGTGGCCTTTTCCTTTGGAACCGCAACCGGACTTATTCTGGGCAAGATCATGAATAGAGTTACCAGCAGCCGCATAAATCCCATGATAGGAGCAGCCGGAGTATCGGCGGTACCTATGGCGGCCAGAGTGGTGAACAAAGTTGGTCAGCAGGAAAACTCCTCCAACTTTCTGCTGATGCACGCTATGGGCCCCAATGTGGCCGGTGTTATCGGATCAGCGGTGGCTGCCGGCGTGATGCTTTCTATATTTGCCTAG
- a CDS encoding biotin/lipoyl-containing protein: MKRKFRVTINGETYEVEVEEIGGTEDRTSQAVSETGSSPHKQSASPAERSNDDRTDSAVEENDSEVEEEEATPAETQKGGGDKEDSPPETEGDKLEKVEAPMAGKILDLKVSRGDKINQGDLLMVLEAMKMENEISAPAEGRIKNISVTSGQSVDAGDILLTIE; the protein is encoded by the coding sequence ATGAAGAGAAAATTTAGAGTTACAATCAACGGGGAAACTTACGAGGTTGAGGTCGAAGAGATCGGAGGGACAGAAGACCGAACGAGCCAGGCTGTTTCTGAAACTGGGAGCAGCCCCCATAAACAGAGCGCCTCTCCTGCTGAACGGAGTAATGATGATCGAACTGACTCTGCGGTTGAGGAAAATGACTCTGAAGTTGAAGAGGAAGAAGCCACGCCGGCGGAAACGCAAAAAGGGGGCGGGGATAAAGAAGATTCACCCCCTGAAACTGAGGGCGATAAACTGGAAAAGGTTGAAGCACCTATGGCCGGAAAGATACTGGATTTGAAGGTGAGCCGCGGAGATAAGATAAATCAGGGAGATCTGCTGATGGTGCTCGAGGCTATGAAGATGGAAAATGAAATTTCAGCCCCTGCTGAAGGCAGAATTAAGAATATCTCGGTGACTTCCGGTCAGTCGGTCGATGCCGGCGATATTTTGCTGACTATAGAATAA
- a CDS encoding OadG family protein yields MSLLELIQSAETLAEMSFGDKFLAGIQVAVLGMGIVFFILLLLMTAVKVIEFIAGSKTAEKPDEKTKKKRTGQAKDDDGELSPQRKAGPAESREISPQITAVITAALQSYYRDSEKKFRVLRVRKESRSVTSWMSADFYSDNFEYTGEQEVGRE; encoded by the coding sequence ATGTCATTGCTAGAATTAATACAGAGCGCTGAAACCCTGGCTGAGATGAGTTTTGGCGATAAATTTTTGGCCGGCATTCAGGTTGCCGTGCTGGGGATGGGAATAGTGTTTTTTATCCTGCTTTTGTTGATGACCGCTGTTAAAGTCATAGAGTTTATCGCAGGGTCAAAAACTGCTGAAAAGCCCGACGAGAAAACAAAGAAAAAGAGAACCGGCCAGGCCAAAGACGATGACGGGGAATTGAGTCCCCAGAGAAAAGCGGGGCCGGCGGAGAGCAGAGAAATTTCTCCGCAGATAACAGCAGTTATCACAGCCGCTTTACAGAGTTATTATCGGGATAGCGAGAAAAAATTTCGGGTGCTGCGGGTTAGAAAAGAGAGCAGATCCGTAACATCCTGGATGAGTGCCGATTTTTACAGCGATAATTTTGAATACACCGGAGAACAGGAGGTTGGACGTGAATGA